The nucleotide window GTGATGGGGCCATCGGGCATCGTGTGGGAAATGCAGCAGGTATACAAGAACTTCATCCGAGCGCTCGACGCGCACCTTTAGAATATTTATATATTCATAAAGATGTACTAGACAATTTTATATCACACGAGCTATGCAAAGCCAAAGCTACATGATAGGGAACGAATCTCCAATATAGAATGCAATTTAGCTATAGAACTAAAAATGGCGCTCTTCGGATTAGCTAATACGAGAGGGTAGAAATGACTAATAATTACACGGAGTGGTTTGGTCAAAGTGCCTGGGTTTACGCCGATGAAGATGTAGATTTCTTGCCCAGGCTCTTGAATATCATGAAAGATCACTTCCGAGGCTACGCCCAGTGGCAGAGCAACATTCATCTTGAGGAATACCCTCAATATCTATGTTCGGCGAAGTTCAACAGCGGTTCGGACGATATCGTACACCTGTGGCGTGACGGTCAGACATGGTGGCAAATATCAGGTGAATTCCGCGCAAAAGAAGAGGATAATGTCGAGCTAATGCTGAGAAAGTGCATCGATGATTATGCCAAGGAAAAAGGGGTTGTTTAAAAGTACGTGACCACTCTGTGATATGTTTGTGATCCCTAAGTGACGAGACTTTTTGAACAAGTTAAGTGGTCGTGAGCAGGAAATATTTCGACAATATAACTTGCTAAAATTTAAGGGAGGTCCCCCTTCGGGAGCCTCCCTAGTTTCTTGTTTGGAGCGGGAGAAGGGACTCGAACCCTCGACAACCTGCTTGGAAGGCAGGGACTCTACCAGCTGAGTTACTCCCGCAATTTCATAGCTATTTTAGCTACTTAAGGCTTCCATTTTCACCAAAAAGTTAGCGAAGCAGGCACCCCTTTTCTACCCCACCCAGTACTTTTTTGATTATTTCAATAGTATAACTTATGACTGATGTCGTCAAGGCATGGAGGATCTTATGAAAAACATAGACGGCATAACTGCACTTTATGGACAATCGCCAAATTACTGACCATTATAGAATACTGTTTGATTGATTATACGATCTGGACGATTGTGTAGTTATAACCGGCGGTGGATTCGAACCCTGGACACCCTGATTAAAAGTTATTGAGGGGAATATCCGTAGCTGGAGGAGCCCAAAAAACTGATTTTAACACCCTAACTCTCTATATTATACACTCCCAGATTCCAAATAGTCAGGGACTTATCGCTTAGACTCTCGACCGTAATCATTATAGCATTGATGGTATTTTATGCAATATATGTGATGCGGGTGTGATGAACATGTGATATTGGTTTTTAGATCTAAAATTACATCGTAAGGTTCTGCGAATAAGATAGAGGGCTATCTATTTTAAGATAGCCCTCATCAATTAATCTCTTTAACTTCTATTGTCCCATCCGAAGCTGTCTTTCAGGCCCCATACCATTTTGATGCTCTCCACCATCGCATTCACCATCGCCCGTACCATCGCATATACAATCGCATATACAATCGCCCGTACTATCGCATATACAATCGCATGTACAATACGTACCATCGCATATACAATCACCCGTGCCATCACATATACCATCGCCCACTGCGCTCTGCGGTCCAGCAGCATAAGCAACACTGGTAACAGCAAGTGCCACCACTGCTACAATAGCCAGAGCCATAGTCAGTACCATAATTTTTCTACTCATTTCATCACCTCCTTTCTTATTAACAGAGTCTTCTCTTTGACTCACTCTATATATAAGATTCTCCTAATAGCCAATCAACCTTATAAGAACAAAGCAAAGAGGCTCACCAGGTGTCTTAAGGTTTGCCGTTGCCAGTATTACCAGCGTCCTCAGGATTGCCTGCATCTTCAGGTTGGCCGGGGTCGGAATTACCAGCGTCCGCAGGCTCGCCCGCATCTTCAGGTTGGCCGGGGTCGGAATTACCAGCGTCCTCAGGATTACCCGCATCTTCAGGTTGGCCGGGGTCGGAATTACCAGCGTCCTCAGGCTCGCCCGCATCTTCAGGTTTGCCGGGGTCGGAATTACCCTGTTTCTTAGGGCTCACATCGGTAAATTCCTTATCTGGTCCACTTTCGGATATCTGTGGTTGAAGTATATACTTGCCACTATTTCCAGCCTCATGAACTGTGATATCAAAGACGAAGTTTACCAGAGAATCGTTTACAGAGAATGGCTTGCTGATATGTAGTTTGCCGCTGGGAAGTTTAACCGCTACTGTCTCATTCCCAACTAGATATCCCGTAACATCGCCCACGTAAATAAACAGCTTGCTGTACACGCCTGGAGTGACGTTTCCGCTCCAGATCTCAAGGGCGTTTTCACCTGTCAAGAGCCTCAGGTCGATCCCAGGTATTCCATCATCATCGGGATCGGGTATAGGGGCAAGGATTTCCCATGATTCTGAGCTGTTGCCCTGCTGGATACCTATTGAGGTGATATCTACATAGAGATGTTCGAAATCTTCGATATCATTAACCTCATCGCTTATTAGTAATCTAAAATTGGCCTGTAATACCAGCTCTTCACCGGGACCGTTTGGCGATAGCGCTGGTAGAACGGCAAAGTAGCCGATCAGCGCTATAAGTACAACTGCTATCACAGTGGAAAATGCTGGTGACCAGCGGGGCAGCATACGAAATATAGGACGTCGTATTTCTCCCCTATTTCCCACTTTGTTAATAGCGTTATTAAATCGTTGCGTCGCTATCGACTTTGCCTGTAAAGAAGGTATGAATTGAATGGGAGTCTGTATCTCAACCATAGTTCTAAGAAGAGGCTCTAATTCTTCAGCATGATTTGGATACCTAGCTAGGCAATGCTCCAGTCTATCACCACTATTAATGCGGCTGATACACTCGTCTAAAATCTCGTCGAATCTTTTACTCATCTTGCACCATTTTTAACGATTGTTCTTCATTCAATAAGTTACGCAACGCTTTGATGGCCGCGCTCTGCAGTTCACGCACGGCTCCCGGCCGTTTTTTCAATACCTGTCCTGCTTCCTCTGATGTCAGTTCACCAAAAAACCGGAGCTCAATCACCTTACGTTGGGATTCAGTAAGTCGGCCAAGTGCTCTTTTTACTCTCGTTACTTCGAATTCCATCATCGCCTCTGCCTCTGGATCTGATTCTGCTTTTATAGATACTGTATCAACCGGTACCGTCTTTTGGTTTTTTACTTTCCGATAATGATCCACGATTAAATTGTGTGCTATCCTGAATAGCCACGCTTGCATTGGCACTCCTCGTTCTTTATATGAATCCAGGGACTCAAGGGCTCTCAGGAATACTTCACCAGCCAACTCTTCTGCATCTGCTTGATTACCAAGACGAACGAAAGCATAGCGGGAAATTCGGTCGTAATAGCTTTCGTACAAAGCTGCGAGCTGAGCCTCGTTATCCCTTCGTTTTCTGCTTCTTCTATCCAATGTCTTAATACTTTATTGAAGAGGACAATTAAATTATTTAATGCCAAGTATATCATGATAACACGCACGCTTAACTACCAGTATCAAGTTGGACTACCTAACCTACTCATAAATTGTACTAGTGATATAAGTGTTGCTTATATCACCCCAGAATTCTAATTTAACAGAGTGAAGACTGGTATCTCCTTCTCTTTTTAAAACTGTAAACTATTTTGTTCCCACTTATATATAACGAAAATGCGGCAATTGTGTCAGGTTATTGGATGTGGCCTATCTGACCTTCACAATTGGGCGGAATGTTGGTCACGTTCCGTCAGATTGTGCAACAATGAAGCTATGCATCAGCGAGATAAAGTGACTAGTAGGCTTTTTGTAGCTAAGGCAGAATTGAGGTAGATTGCATAGGGAGGTGGTGGGTGTTACATGGGGGAAAAACCGATGTGACAAGTATGGTTTCTGGGGGCTAATTAATCTCGGTTAACTCTATATAATAAACCTTGCTTGGTTGTTACTCATCCTTTACTAGAGATGCATTTACCCGGCTAGTTCTTTCCTGGCTATGGTTGTGAACGAGTTGTAATAGATCTTGGAATGCACCCCTTTAGAACTGGACTATCGTCGCATACCTAAAATACTTTCTGCTTCAAGCTGAATAGACCTGGCTACATTGCAATCGAAAAGGGCTATCGGGGCAAAAAGCCGCATACGATGATCCACATGACCGAACAAGGCCGGAACGCGTTTAAAGAGTACAAGGACAGAATGCAGGAAGTATTATCTAGTCTGCCGGATTGAACCATCTGCCCATGTTTGCATGTATTGTGGGTGAGAAGAAGATCTTTCCACTCATAATACATATCACAAAATGATGTATACTCTGTGTCGCTGCGTTATTCTCCAGTCACTGCAATTAATTAGCTCCCTAAGCTGTTATTGTGAATTCATGATGTCCGGAAGAAATCAAGAACCATTGGAAATCATGCAAATCAACCAGTTCTACTAACTGGAACGTCTCTCCATATACTTGAATGCCCGCAAATGTTATTGACAGAAGTGACTTGGTGTCGTATTATATCGGCAGACGGTATAGCGGTATATGATATATCATTGACTGATATAAAGGATGACTTCAATGTTGCGAGATGATACTAGCAAATACCTCCCTCTGACTGAGTCCACATATTATATCATGCTGACTCTGGTCAAACCTCTTCACGGATACGCGGTCATGCAGAAGATAGAGGAAATCAGCAACGGCACAGTCAAGGTTGGCCCCGGGACCTTATATGGGGCGTTCACATCATTAGAGAAAGAGGGGCTGATTGTTAAGGTCAAGGAGGAGGAACGACGAAAGAGCTATGTTCTAACGCCAAAAGGGAAGAAGGTACTAATGAACCAGATAAAGCGATTGGAAATGATGACCCGAAACGGTCTATCCGTCATAGACCTGTTGTGACCGAAACCCATGGTATGAGGAGGAAGTGATGGAAGAAAATACTATCCGAAAAATCAAATGGTTTTGGCCTTGGCAGGATGAACAAGAAGAGGCATGGCTCAGGAACATGTCCCAAAAGGGTTGGCACCTATCTTCAGTAGGGTTACCGTGTATCTACAGATTTCGGGCTGGTGAGCAGCGGGATTACGTCTACCGCCTAGATTATCAGACGTTTCCAAAGAAGGATAAACAAGAATATCAACAGTTATTCCGCGATGCCGGTTGGGAGCATATTGGCGAAATGTCTGCCTGGCAATACTCCCGTAAGGAAATTAAGGAAGGAGAGACTCTGGAAATCTTCACTGATGTTGAGTCCAAAGTGACGAAGTATAAGAGAGTGCTGGCTTTTCTGGCTTTCTTCGTTGTAATTTTGATAGCGCCATTGCCTAACATATGGAGTGATCCTCCGTACTCCTGGTCCTACTCCTTGTGGATCATCCTTCGGGTCATTTCTCTTCTGGCTATGGGGGTTTTCATGTATGCCATCATCAAAATCATGCTAAGGATCGGACAGCTGAGAAAGCTTTGAAAAGGTCACTGATAAGGATATGACAATACGGACGCTTGTGTTAACTTGGGAACAATAACGGAATATTGGTAAATGGAGTGTTGCAGAAGACCGTTGCGTTTCTTGTATAATTATTCGCTAGAGAGCCTTTAGGCAAGGAGACGTATAATTCAAAGACGCAAGGAGGTTTTAGGATGTCTTGTGAAATGCCTAGATGCAAGATCACTGTACTCAAGAGGACTATCAACCAAGATTTGATTGATGAGTATTTAGTCGATGAATACAAAGGCACTGGTCTCTGCGAGTGTTTCAGAGAAGGACAGGAGCTTGTGATTGAGGACTACTCAGTAGTGCCTGAGGGTTTCTGTGCGACGATGACCTTTCCAATCGGGTAAGGAGTCTGGCAGAGATCTATGAGATTCCAATCTACTGCCTCGCTGAGCACCTGCTACAGCTGGGCCTGGCCCACATGGCCGTCGAATTGAGAGACAATCCTGAAAGCTTCAAGCAGGTTATGAAGGAGCATCAGGATCACCTGGTCGACTACCACCTACTTGTGAAAAAGCTGGGCGAGGATCAACATGAGCGTGAACTCGTCGCCCAACATGCCGAGCTCACCCCGGAACAAAAAGAGCAGGTCGAGGCAGTTATCGATTTG belongs to Dehalococcoidia bacterium and includes:
- a CDS encoding sigma-70 family RNA polymerase sigma factor; this translates as MDRRSRKRRDNEAQLAALYESYYDRISRYAFVRLGNQADAEELAGEVFLRALESLDSYKERGVPMQAWLFRIAHNLIVDHYRKVKNQKTVPVDTVSIKAESDPEAEAMMEFEVTRVKRALGRLTESQRKVIELRFFGELTSEEAGQVLKKRPGAVRELQSAAIKALRNLLNEEQSLKMVQDE
- a CDS encoding PadR family transcriptional regulator — encoded protein: MLRDDTSKYLPLTESTYYIMLTLVKPLHGYAVMQKIEEISNGTVKVGPGTLYGAFTSLEKEGLIVKVKEEERRKSYVLTPKGKKVLMNQIKRLEMMTRNGLSVIDLL
- a CDS encoding DUF4382 domain-containing protein, translated to MIAVVLIALIGYFAVLPALSPNGPGEELVLQANFRLLISDEVNDIEDFEHLYVDITSIGIQQGNSSESWEILAPIPDPDDDGIPGIDLRLLTGENALEIWSGNVTPGVYSKLFIYVGDVTGYLVGNETVAVKLPSGKLHISKPFSVNDSLVNFVFDITVHEAGNSGKYILQPQISESGPDKEFTDVSPKKQGNSDPGKPEDAGEPEDAGNSDPGQPEDAGNPEDAGNSDPGQPEDAGEPADAGNSDPGQPEDAGNPEDAGNTGNGKP
- a CDS encoding DUF2812 domain-containing protein, translated to MEENTIRKIKWFWPWQDEQEEAWLRNMSQKGWHLSSVGLPCIYRFRAGEQRDYVYRLDYQTFPKKDKQEYQQLFRDAGWEHIGEMSAWQYSRKEIKEGETLEIFTDVESKVTKYKRVLAFLAFFVVILIAPLPNIWSDPPYSWSYSLWIILRVISLLAMGVFMYAIIKIMLRIGQLRKL